One window of Triplophysa rosa linkage group LG8, Trosa_1v2, whole genome shotgun sequence genomic DNA carries:
- the LOC130558128 gene encoding steroid 21-hydroxylase isoform X2, with protein MIAVRLCGHQTDTQSQEDAKASNKPETTFSKLLQFFLKRLHSSPSPSLPGPPSFPFLGNMLDLTRDHLPIHLTALAQRYGNIYRLNCGSTTMVILNSSELIREALIKKWSDFAGRPHSYTGDIVSGGGRAISLGDYSEEWKAHRRVIHGALQRCTSDSLHTVIEQQARRLSQVLRDYNETTVDLSEDFTVAASNVITTLTFGKSYDKSSEELQNLQTCLNEIVSLWGSPWISALDSFPLLRKLPNPPFSRLMKEVDRRDELIGKHIEEFKKSDCEEGGTLTSSLLQCQETPQGAAKKQMTLTDTHVHMTTVDLLIGGIETAAALLNWTVAFILHRPEVQNKVYEELRAVLGVRYPQYSDRHRLPYLCALINEMLRLRPVAPLAVPHRAVRNSSIAGYFIPKNTIIIPNLYGAHHDPEIWKDPYSFRPERFLEGGGGSIRALIPFGGGARLCLGEAVAKMEMFLFTAYLLRDFQFLPASKEEPLPDLRGVASVVLKVKPYTVIARSREQ; from the exons ATGATTGCAGTACGACTCTGTGGACATCAGACTGACACGCAAAGTCAAGAAGATGCCAAAGCAAGCAACAAACCAGAAA CTACTTTTTCCAAACTCCTGCAGTTCTTTTTAAAGCGTCTCCACAGTTCCCCCTCTCCATCTCTTCCTGGTCCTCCCTCTTTCCCTTTTCTGGGCAACATGCTGGATCTGACCCGAGACCATCTGCCCATCCACCTGACCGCACTGGCACAACGCTATGGAAACATTTATCGGCTTAACTGTGGCAGCACTA CCATGGTGATATTAAACAGCAGTGAGCTCATCCGTGAGGCTCTGATTAAAAAATGGTCTGACTTTGCTGGAAGGCCTCATTCATATACAG GTGATATAGTGTCAGGTGGAGGGCGAGCGATATCTTTAGGGGATTACAGTGAGGAATGGAAGGCTCATAGACGTGTGATCCATGGTGCTTTACAGCGCTGCACCTCAGATTCTCTGCACACTGTCATAGAGCAACAGGCACGCCGTCTCAGTCAG GTATTGAGGGACTACAATGAAACTACAGTCGATCTATCTGAGGATTTCACTGTGGCTGCCAGCAATGTGATCACGACACTAACTTTTGGCAAAtct TATGACAAGAGCTCAGAAGAGCTACAGAATCTGCAGACCTGTCTCAATGAGATCGTGTCTCTGTGGGGTTCACCCTGGATCTCAGCGCTGGACTCCTTTCCTCTGCTCAGG AAATTACCCAATCCACCCTTCTCCCGTCTCATGAAGGAGGTTGATAGACGCGATGAGCTGATAGGAAAACATATAGAAGAGTTCAAG AAAAGTGATTGTGAAGAAGGTGGCACTCTGACGTCCTCACTTCTACAATGTCAAGAAACGCCACAGGgggcagcaaagaagcaaatg ACTCTGACAGATACCCATGTGCACATGACTACAGTGGACCTCCTGATTGGAGGAATAGAAACAGCAGCTGCTTTGCTCAACTGGACAGTGGCCTTTATTTTACACAGGCCTGAG GTTCAGAATAAAGTGTACGAGGAGCTGCGTGCTGTTCTGGGGGTCCGGTACCCTCAGTACAGTGATAGACACAGGCTGCCGTATCtgtgtgcgctgatcaatgagaTGCTTAGACTGCGACCTGTAGCTCCTCTCGCCGTCCCACACCGAGCTGTCCGAAACAGCAG TATTGCAGGATACTTCATCCCCAAGAACACTATAATCATTCCTAATCTGTATGGTGCCCATCATGATCCAGAGATCTGGAAGGATCCGTACAGCTTCAGACCAG AGCGCTTTTTGGAAGGTGGTGGAGGGTCAATCCGTGCCCTAATTCCATTTGGTGGGGGGGCACGTTTGTGTTTGGGAGAGGCGGTGGCCAAAATGGAGATGTTTCTCTTCACGGCTTACCTACTACGAGACTTTCAATTCCTGCCTGCCAGCAAAGAGGAGCCTTTGCCTGATCTTCGAGGCGTGGCCAGTGTGGTTCTTAAAGTAAAACCGTATACAGTTATAGCACGTTCAAGAGAACAGTAG
- the LOC130558128 gene encoding steroid 21-hydroxylase isoform X1 yields the protein MCVSIVSVVLLLAILWMIAVRLCGHQTDTQSQEDAKASNKPETTFSKLLQFFLKRLHSSPSPSLPGPPSFPFLGNMLDLTRDHLPIHLTALAQRYGNIYRLNCGSTTMVILNSSELIREALIKKWSDFAGRPHSYTGDIVSGGGRAISLGDYSEEWKAHRRVIHGALQRCTSDSLHTVIEQQARRLSQVLRDYNETTVDLSEDFTVAASNVITTLTFGKSYDKSSEELQNLQTCLNEIVSLWGSPWISALDSFPLLRKLPNPPFSRLMKEVDRRDELIGKHIEEFKKSDCEEGGTLTSSLLQCQETPQGAAKKQMTLTDTHVHMTTVDLLIGGIETAAALLNWTVAFILHRPEVQNKVYEELRAVLGVRYPQYSDRHRLPYLCALINEMLRLRPVAPLAVPHRAVRNSSIAGYFIPKNTIIIPNLYGAHHDPEIWKDPYSFRPERFLEGGGGSIRALIPFGGGARLCLGEAVAKMEMFLFTAYLLRDFQFLPASKEEPLPDLRGVASVVLKVKPYTVIARSREQ from the exons ATGTGTGTATCAATAGTGAGCGTGGTCCTGCTCCTGGCCATTCTGTGGATGATTGCAGTACGACTCTGTGGACATCAGACTGACACGCAAAGTCAAGAAGATGCCAAAGCAAGCAACAAACCAGAAA CTACTTTTTCCAAACTCCTGCAGTTCTTTTTAAAGCGTCTCCACAGTTCCCCCTCTCCATCTCTTCCTGGTCCTCCCTCTTTCCCTTTTCTGGGCAACATGCTGGATCTGACCCGAGACCATCTGCCCATCCACCTGACCGCACTGGCACAACGCTATGGAAACATTTATCGGCTTAACTGTGGCAGCACTA CCATGGTGATATTAAACAGCAGTGAGCTCATCCGTGAGGCTCTGATTAAAAAATGGTCTGACTTTGCTGGAAGGCCTCATTCATATACAG GTGATATAGTGTCAGGTGGAGGGCGAGCGATATCTTTAGGGGATTACAGTGAGGAATGGAAGGCTCATAGACGTGTGATCCATGGTGCTTTACAGCGCTGCACCTCAGATTCTCTGCACACTGTCATAGAGCAACAGGCACGCCGTCTCAGTCAG GTATTGAGGGACTACAATGAAACTACAGTCGATCTATCTGAGGATTTCACTGTGGCTGCCAGCAATGTGATCACGACACTAACTTTTGGCAAAtct TATGACAAGAGCTCAGAAGAGCTACAGAATCTGCAGACCTGTCTCAATGAGATCGTGTCTCTGTGGGGTTCACCCTGGATCTCAGCGCTGGACTCCTTTCCTCTGCTCAGG AAATTACCCAATCCACCCTTCTCCCGTCTCATGAAGGAGGTTGATAGACGCGATGAGCTGATAGGAAAACATATAGAAGAGTTCAAG AAAAGTGATTGTGAAGAAGGTGGCACTCTGACGTCCTCACTTCTACAATGTCAAGAAACGCCACAGGgggcagcaaagaagcaaatg ACTCTGACAGATACCCATGTGCACATGACTACAGTGGACCTCCTGATTGGAGGAATAGAAACAGCAGCTGCTTTGCTCAACTGGACAGTGGCCTTTATTTTACACAGGCCTGAG GTTCAGAATAAAGTGTACGAGGAGCTGCGTGCTGTTCTGGGGGTCCGGTACCCTCAGTACAGTGATAGACACAGGCTGCCGTATCtgtgtgcgctgatcaatgagaTGCTTAGACTGCGACCTGTAGCTCCTCTCGCCGTCCCACACCGAGCTGTCCGAAACAGCAG TATTGCAGGATACTTCATCCCCAAGAACACTATAATCATTCCTAATCTGTATGGTGCCCATCATGATCCAGAGATCTGGAAGGATCCGTACAGCTTCAGACCAG AGCGCTTTTTGGAAGGTGGTGGAGGGTCAATCCGTGCCCTAATTCCATTTGGTGGGGGGGCACGTTTGTGTTTGGGAGAGGCGGTGGCCAAAATGGAGATGTTTCTCTTCACGGCTTACCTACTACGAGACTTTCAATTCCTGCCTGCCAGCAAAGAGGAGCCTTTGCCTGATCTTCGAGGCGTGGCCAGTGTGGTTCTTAAAGTAAAACCGTATACAGTTATAGCACGTTCAAGAGAACAGTAG
- the tnxba gene encoding mucin-2 produces MLMSLAFILFLIPVSSVQGILSEKKNLTTKLTEDTISSNVPKLVHTLLNTKIKNQTFSTSSKPSTVNQTLSSYSKPSVDGDQKHVSSLQTTAAEKKNTTTKSKAHTASHKVSKPLTTLLNTKIKNTTQSDSSKTINNKPAVDGDHKHVSSSEKKNRTTANTTVRYVSKPVTALSNTKIKKQSHPTAVKTNTDNVTLLSTSKPAVGGDQTHVPLLQDAINEKKNTTTKSIANTSFNVLKPVTTSLNIKIKNQTQSALSKTSSVNQGLASSTQPAVDGDQKYVPSSVKKNTTKSTASTSNVSKPVSKKQTPSATSKIHPTLPSFTKPIVDGDHSFQGTINENRNSTTKLKTHTGSLNVSEPLTTSVNTKIKIQTQSVSSKAINVNQTLPSISRPGVDGNYKHVTSTEKINTTTKSTASTSLEISKPTTTLLNTKTKNQTQSTSSQAISVNHTLPSTSKHAVDGYLKHVPSSEKKNTTTKSTTNTNLKVSKPATTLLNSKPKKQTQSTSSQAISVNQTLASTSNPIVGGDLKHVPSSEKKNTTKSTANTNNLSVSKPVTTLLNTKTKKQTQSTSSQAISVNQTLPSSSKHAADGDEKHVPSSEEKNTTTKSTASTSPNVSKPVTTSLNTKTKKQIQSTLSQAIRVNQTLPSTSKPAVDGDHKHVPSTEKKNATTKSILDALKPETTLLNTKLAKQTHPTPSKVSKVDQSLPSPTKPSVVDVQMPPKDKPAVSSPIKVVITEGCSQKEHQTNAGDATRTQETELSLKPGSPLVMTHHINLMPAPCTGGCETEMAALRDRVEFLEKEMSALKRMCVQCSEVQCPKNCSGQGMCEGGKCVCHKGFGGPDCSGTTCPSNCNKKGKCVKGKCECLIGYTGLDCSKATVTIETVTMRMPSKNTTAKPGTTVKAKPHRTIFVKKIDTKETKAKTSPTMSTNKTSVVKMKSNTTTRSDKIITVGQAFLMHKEGNRQPQQTKGKTTVMKVGLDKRLQTDVKLRTEENKESTLKENNPKDEPIYQKNNGTSKVLNPVKETKGSSNGTISRTKATMKTVDDQGKVSMPNGTSTDKDKKPTHGNVTTVLKVEKKRFEKHVNRTSIETKLRTKNFNSTTSRSSVIGSVEVHNITSTGFIMSWEAPLDAFKNFTITRRQVKPGKNIEDNEDAVKVNDKWAEDVTDPFQRFSSNRTLAKVHGSKLDGRTGKKFSQVLDVTARSYHFKGLQPQTQYSVSLFGSSPGVRSKIHRLTLYTGPEPPTDLMFGNITETALTVSWTSPKSIVAEFKVTSTNIVTGEGGSMSVDSQLSHVLLSKLTAGATYDITVRSLLETLESEPITASVTTVPDSPTELKVLNITDTKALLVWKPSQAKVNSYILSYGSSKSPNVTITVTLSGNTVEHQLRSLQRSSLYVVKITSQVNRLQSSPVSTTFTTGSGVKLQVVTPDDVTFHSAVISWKAPHVVFKSYRVTYQPTEEVKEVILNPSLTQYELTGLAAFTNYIVKIEGERDGQYLDFVSAEFTTAPLPHLCPRDCSEVQMNGVKESGDAEIYPEGKDGEPVWVYCDMDTDEGGWTVFQRRMDGSTDFFRSWRDYSKGFGILTREFWLGNDVLHTLTSLAPMSMRADLRSGNDTAYAYYENFNISSEAEHYAIELSGYSGTAGDSMKYHNGRPFSTKDKDPDILSIHCAKAYMGGWWYKNCYKANLNGLYGSFSDNKGVVWIDWKGKDSSLPFTEMKLRPSYLSQRATTIPTIQG; encoded by the exons ATGTTAATGTCATTGGCCTTTATTCTCTTCCTAATTCCCGTGTCCTCTGTTCAAGGAATACTTAGTGAAAAGAAAAATTTGACAACCAAGTTAACAGAAGACACTATTAGTTCAAATGTTCCTAAGCTAGTACATACGTTATTAAACACCAAAatcaaaaaccaaactttttctACCTCGTCAAAACCCAGCACTGTCAATCAAACACTCTCATCTTATTCTAAGCCTTCTGTGGATGGTGACCAGAAACACGTGTCTTCACTTCAAACCACAGCCGCTGAAAAGAAAAATACTACAACCAAGTCAAAAGCCCATACTGCTAGTCATAAAGTTTCAAAGCCTTTAACTACATTGTTaaacaccaaaataaaaaacacaactcaATCGGATTCATCCAAAACTATCAATAATAAGCCCGCTGTGGATGGTGATCATAAACATGTGTCTTCTAGCGAGAAAAAGAATAGAACAACAGCAAATACTACTGTTCGTTATGTGTCTAAACCAGTTACTGCTCTGTCAAAcaccaaaattaaaaaacaaagtcaTCCTACTGCCGTAAAAACTAACACCGATAATGTGACCCTCTTATCAACTTCAAAACCTGCTGTGGGTGGTGATCAGACACATGTGCCTTTACTCCAAGATGCTATAAATGAGAAGAAAAATACTACAACAAAGTCAATAGCTAACActtcatttaatgttttaaagccAGTAACTACGTcattaaatatcaaaataaaaaaccaaACCCAGTCTGCTTTGTCTAAAACTAGCAGCGTTAACCAGGGTCTCGCATCATCTACACAGCCCGCTGTGGACGGTGACCAAAAATATGTGCCTTCCAGCGTGAAAAAAAATACTACTAAGTCAACAGCCAGCACTAGTAATGTTTCAAAACCAGTAAGTAAAAAACAAACTCCCTCTGCTACATCCAAAATTCATCCGACTTTACCATCCTTCACAAAGCCTATTGTAGATGGAGATCACTCCTTTCAAGGCACAAttaatgaaaacagaaataGTACAACCAAGTTAAAGACCCACACTGGTAGTCTGAATGTTTCAGAGCCATTAACTACATCAGTaaacaccaaaataaaaatccaaACTCAGTCTGTTTCATCCAAAGCTATTAATGTGAATCAGACTCTCCCATCCATCTCTAGGCCCGGTGTGGATGGTAATTACAAACATGTGACTTCTACcgagaaaataaatactactaCTAAGTCAACAGCCAGTACTAGTCTTGAAATATCTAAACCAACAACTACTTTATtaaacaccaaaacaaaaaaccaAACTCAGTCAACTTCATCCCAAGCCATAAGTGTCAATCATACCTTACCATCCACCTCAAAACATGCTGTGGATGGTTACCTGAAACATGTGCCTTCCAGTGAGAAGAAAAATACAACAACTAAGTCAACAACTAACACTAATCTTAAAGTATCTAAGCCAGCAACTACTTTATTAAActcaaaaccaaaaaaacaaactCAGTCTACTTCATCCCAAGCCATCAGTGTCAATCAGACTTTAGCATCCACTTCAAACCCCATTGTTGGTGGTGACCTAAAACATGTGCCTTCTAGTGAGAAGAAAAATACTACCAAGTCAACTGCCAACACTAATAATCTTAGTGTTTCTAAGCCAGTAACTACTTTATtaaacaccaaaacaaaaaaacaaactcaGTCTACGTCATCCCAAGCTATCAGTGTCAACCAGACTTTACCGTCCAGCTCAAAACATGCTGCAGATGGTGACGAGAAACATGTGCCTTCTAGTGAGGAAAAAAATACTACTACTAAGTCAACAGCAAGCACTAGTCCTAATGTATCTAAACCAGTAACTACTTCATtaaacaccaaaacaaaaaaacaaattcagtCTACTTTATCCCAAGCCATCAGGGTCAATCAGACTTTACCCTCCACCTCAAAGCCCGCTGTGGATGGTGATCACAAACATGTGCCTTCTACTGAGAAGAAAAATGCTACAACTAAATCAATTCTTGATGCTTTAAAGCCGGAAACTACATTATTAAATACTAAACTGGCAAAGCAAACTCATCCTACTCCCTCAAAAGTGAGCAAAGTCGATCAGAGTCTCCCATCCCCTACAAAGCCTTCTGTAGTTGATGTCCAAATGCCACCAAAAGACAAACCTGCAGTAAGTTCACCTATTAAAGTAGTCATCACCGAGGGTTGCAGTCAGAAGGAGCACCAGACAAATGCTGGTGACGCAACAAGGACACAAGAAACGGAGCTGAGTTTGAAACCTGGTTCTCCTTTGGTTATGACCCATCACATCAACCTGATGCCAGCACCCTGCACGGGAGGTTGTGAGACAGAGATGGCTGCTCTGAGAGATAGGGTCGAGTTCCTCGAGAAGGAGATGTCAGCACTTAAAAGAATGT GTGTTCAGTGTTCAGAGGTGCAGTGCCCTAAAAACTGCAGTGGCCAAGGCATGTGTGAAGGTGGAAAGTGTGTTTGTCATAAAGGCTTCGGTGGCCCAGACTGCAGCGGTACAACGTGTCCTTCTAACTGCAACAAAAAAGGCAAATGTGTGAAGGGCAAGTGTGAGTGTCTGATTGGTTATACGGGTCTGGACTGCAGTAAAG CCACAGTGACTATTGAAACTGTGACTATGAGGATGCCATCTAAAAACACCACTGCCAAGCCAGGCACAACAGTGAAGGCAAAGCCTCACAGGACCATATTTGTGAAAAAGATAGACACAAAGGAAACCAAAGCGAAAACAAGCCCAACCATGTCCACCAATAAAACAAGTGTTGTCAAAATGAAGTCCAACACAACCACAAGGAGCGACAAGATTATTACCGTAGGACAAGCTTTCCTAATGCACAAAGAAGGAAACCGTCAACCGCAACAAACAAAGGGCAAAACAACAGTCATGAAAGTGGGTTTAGACAAACGACTACAaacggacgtgaagctgagaactGAAGAAAATAAAGAGTCCACTTTAAAGGAAAATAACCCTAAAGATGAGCCCATCTATCAGAAGAATAATGGGACCTCCAAAGTTCTGAACCCGGTTAAAGAGACCAAGGGATCATCTAATGGAACGATATCCAGAACAAAAGCCACTATGAAAACTGTGGATGATCAAGGTAAAGTGAGCATGCCTAATGGTACATCTACTGATAAAGACAAGAAACCAACCCATGGCAATGTAACAACAGTTCTCAAAGTGGAGAAGAAGAGATTTGAGAAACATGTCAACAGGACAAGTATTGAAACCAAACTTCGCACTAAGAATTTTAACAGCACAACCAGCAGATCATCGGTTATTGGATCCGTTGAGGTTCATAATATCACATCCACTGGGTTCATCATGTCTTGGGAAGCCCCTCTAGATGCATTCAAGAACTTTACCATAACCAGGAGGCAGGTCAAGCCAGGAAAAAACATAGAAGACAACGAAGATGCAGTGAAAGTAAATGACAAATGGGCAGAAGATGTGACAGATCCGTTCCAAAGGTTTAGTTCGAACAGAACCTTGGCTAAAGTCCACGGTAGCAAACTTGACGGGAGGACTGGGAAAAAATTCTCACAGGTTCTTGACGTTACAGCACGGTCGTATCACTTCAAGGGCCTTCAACCTCAAACACAGTACTCTGTCTCCTTGTTTGGCTCCAGTCCTGGAGTACGATCCAAAATTCACCGCCTTACATTATACACAG GCCCTGAGCCTCCTACTGACCTGATGTTCGGTAATATAACAGAGACTGCTCTCACAGTGTCCTGGACAAGCCCTAAAAGCATCGTAGCAGAATTTAAAGTCACATCCACCAACATTGTAACTG GTGAGGGTGGCTCCATGTCTGTTGACTCCCAGCTGTCTCATGTCCTCCTGTCTAAGCTCACTGCTGGTGCCACCTATGACATCACTGTGAGGTCATTACTGGAGACACTTGAGAGCGAGCCAATCACAGCCTCTGTTACAACAG TGCCTGATTCTCCTACTGAACTGAAGGTGTTGAACATCACAGACACCAAAGCCCTGCTGGTATGGAAACCATCCCAAGCTAAAGTCAACAGTTATATCCTCAGTTATGGCTCATCAAAGT CTCCTAATGTGACTATTACAGTGACATTATCCGGCAACACTGTGGAGCACCAACTCAGAAGCTTGCAAAGATCTTCGCTTTACGTGGTGAAAATCACAAGTCAAGTCAACCGCCTCCAGAGCAGCCCAGTCTCCACAACCTTCACGACGGGAAGTG GAGTGAAGCTTCAGGTGGTGACTCCTGATGACGTGACCTTTCACTCTGCTGTGATTTCATGGAAAGCTCCCCATGTGGTTTTCAAAAGTTATAGAGTCACGTACCAACCGACGGAAGAAGTTAAG GAGGTGATTTTAAATCCATCTCTGACTCAATATGAGCTGACAGGGCTGGCGGCCTTCACAAACTACATTGTTAAAATAGAAGGAGAAAGGGATGGACAGTACCTTGATTTTGTTTCTGCAGAGTTTACCACTG CCCCGCTTCCACACCTGTGCCCCAGAGACTGCTCAGAGGTGCAGATGAATGGAGTGAAGGAGTCGGGGGACGCTGAGATTTACCCAGAAGGGAAAGATGGAGAGCCAGTGTGGGTCTACTGTGACATGGATACAGATGAAGGAGGCTGGACA GTATTTCAGAGAAGAATGGACGGATCCACAGATTTCTTCAGGAGCTGGAGAGACTACAGTAAAGGCTTTGGCATCCTCACCAGAGAATTCTGGCTGG GAAATGACGTCCTTCATACTCTGACAAGCCTTGCGCCAATGAGCATGCGCGCTGACCTGCGTTCAGGAAATGACACAGCTTATGCTTACTATGAAAACTTCAACATTAGCTCTGAGGCTGAGCACTATGCAATAGAGCTGTCTGGATACTCGGGCACTGCTG GTGATTCTATGAAATATCACAATGGTCGTCCATTCTCCACGAAAGACAAAGATCCAGACATCCTTAGTATCCACTGTGCTAAAGCCTACATGGGAGGCTGGTGGTATAAAAATTGCTACAAGGCCAACCTCAATGGCCTCTATGGTTCCTTCTCAGACAATAAG GGTGTGGTGTGGATAGACTGGAAAGGCAAAGACTCATCTCTCCCATTTACTGAAATGAAGCTTCGGCCCTCTTATTTGAGTCAAAGGGCTACGACAATCCCAACAATCCAAGGTTAA